One genomic segment of Deltaproteobacteria bacterium includes these proteins:
- a CDS encoding molybdate ABC transporter permease subunit → ATLMIAGNLPGRTQTLSLAVYSAVQAGNDGLANRLVLVISLVCVAILWAANRLLKPKW, encoded by the coding sequence GCCACCCTGATGATCGCCGGGAACCTGCCTGGCCGGACCCAGACTCTGTCCCTGGCCGTGTACAGCGCGGTCCAGGCCGGGAACGACGGCCTGGCCAATCGGCTGGTCCTGGTTATTTCCCTGGTCTGTGTGGCCATCCTCTGGGCGGCCAACCGGCTC